TACATCACGATGGTCAGGCCAGCTTCAGCCAGTGAAAAGAAGACAATTCCGAATAACACCCAGAGAAATCCCATAATTAGCGCCTCTTTGACTTTCTGAAAAACTTCAACTTTGTTGACTGGGGCAATTGTTGAAACTCTTCCCAGTTTCCTTCAGCTATATGTTTGACAACCCGCGTTTGAACTGACTTCAACAACAAAGCCATTCCCAAAATATCAGTGAGAATTCCAGGGAAAAAGAGTAAGCCAATTGAGAGCAGGTAAACTTTCTGACGGGCAACAATAAAAAAATACTCATATGAGTCTATCTTTCGTGGAAGTTTTTCAAAAAATGGATTTTTGTGTTTCTGATTATACAGCACTTCGATGAAACACCCGGCCACCAGCGACGTGAGAATGATTCCGAATGACGGGTACAGGCCAGTGTTTCGATAAAGGCTAATCGTGACACCTGCTTCAGCCAGGGAAATCAATAAGAACACAGCAATCAGATACCACATAGCCGGTCCCTCAAAAAGTTAAAGAGGCAGTCTTCAACTGCAAAAATGTATCAACACTGGATTGAACTGAGACTTTCTACCAAAACGTCACAGCCTTGTCCAATTGTTCACTCTCAGAAGGAACCGGTGCTC
The genomic region above belongs to Acidobacteriota bacterium and contains:
- a CDS encoding FxsA family protein → MWYLIAVFLLISLAEAGVTISLYRNTGLYPSFGIILTSLVAGCFIEVLYNQKHKNPFFEKLPRKIDSYEYFFIVARQKVYLLSIGLLFFPGILTDILGMALLLKSVQTRVVKHIAEGNWEEFQQLPQSTKLKFFRKSKRR